From the Micromonospora echinospora genome, the window CGAGCACCGCGACGTCGATCGAGCGTGGGTAGACCTGCCCGACGCTGTCCAGCACCCGGCTGAACCCGAGGTGCTCGGCGACCCGCCGCTCCAGCTCGGCGACCTTCTCCGCGTCGCCGTCGAAGAGGTCGAGCTGGTCGGCGGCGGTGCCGACCGGCCCCTTGATCCCCCGCAGCGGGTACCAGTCGATCAGGTCCACCAGCCGCTCGTACGCGATGATCAGTTCCTCGGCGGCCGACGCGAAGCGCTTGCCCAGCGTGGTGGCCTGCGCGGCGACGTTGTGCGACCGCCCGGTCACCACCAGGCCGGAGTGCTCGTGGGCGAGCCAGGCCAGCCGGGCCAGCGCGGCCACCACCCGGTCCCGGACCAGCTCCAGCGAGCGGCGGACCTGGAGCTGCTCGACGTTCTCGGTGAGGTCCCGCGAGGTCATCCCCTTGTGCACGTGCTCGTGCCCGGCGAGGGCGTTGAACTCCTCGATCCGGGCCTTCACGTCGTGCCGGGTGACCCGCTCGCGGGCCGCGATCGAGGTCAGGTCGACCTCGGGCAGCACCCGCTCGTACGCCTCGACGACCCCGTCCGGCACCGCCACCCCGAGGTCGCGCTGCGCCCGGAGCACGGCGAGCCAGAGCCGCCGTTCCAGGCGGACCTTCTCCTCCGGGGACCAGAGGGCGACCAGCTCGGGTGAGGCGTAACGGTTGGCGAGCACGTTCGGGATCGTCGTCACCCGGCCATTCTCCGGTACGCCCGCCGCGACGCCCCACCCAGGTCAGACCCCGTCCGGCCGCACCCCGGACGGGATCGGAACAGGCCCGGGCGGGCCTGCGGAGTCAACGACGGTCACGGATCTCCCGCCACCCGTTGCACCGACCGGGGCGCGTCGCTAAGGTGCGTGGCAGAGGCCGGCATCTCCCCCCGTGGATGCCGGCCTCTGCATTACCGGATCGACGCTTGTCCCCCCGGACGCGATACCGGAATGAGATGGCGACTAGGTCCCGCCCACGCGCCAACATCGATGAGCCTACGATGGATGCGTCAAGGACGTCAACTGACGTTAATGGCGTGTGAACATCAATTAATCCCAGCTTCCCCCGATGGTGGAGGTGACGCCGTGAGCAGCACAGCCGAGGGTGGCACGTCGTTCGCGGACCGGCTCAACCTGCTCTTCGAGACGATCCGACCGGCCGGCCGGGAGGCCCCGCACAGCAACAAGGACGCGGCGGGCGCAATTCGGGCGGCCGGCGGGTCCATTTCCGACGTATATATCTGGCAATTACGTACAGGCCGTCGGACGAACCCCACCAAAGAGCACATAGAAGCGTTGGCGCAGTTCTTCGGAGTGAGTCCGGCCTACTTCTTCGACGACGAGCAGGCCCGGCACACCATCGCCGACCTCCGCACGCTGGACGCGCTGCGCAAACTCCAGGTGCAGCACGTGTCCCTGCGTACCGTCCTCCAGCACAAGGGGCTCTCCCCGGCGAGTCAGCAGGTCATCCAGCAGATGGTGGACCGCTGTCTGGAACTGGAGGGGCTGGCCGGGCGGGAGACCGGGTCGACGGAGGTCGGACGGTCATGACCGGGTGGCGTGCCAAACGACGGTTGACGCGCCTCACCAGCGGTATCCGGATCCCGGCGACG encodes:
- the purB gene encoding adenylosuccinate lyase yields the protein MTTIPNVLANRYASPELVALWSPEEKVRLERRLWLAVLRAQRDLGVAVPDGVVEAYERVLPEVDLTSIAARERVTRHDVKARIEEFNALAGHEHVHKGMTSRDLTENVEQLQVRRSLELVRDRVVAALARLAWLAHEHSGLVVTGRSHNVAAQATTLGKRFASAAEELIIAYERLVDLIDWYPLRGIKGPVGTAADQLDLFDGDAEKVAELERRVAEHLGFSRVLDSVGQVYPRSIDVAVLAALSQVAAAPSSLATTIRLMVGQELVTEGFKPGQVGSSAMPHKMNTRSSERVNGFAVIIRGYLSMVGELAGDQWNEGDVSCSVVRRVALPDAFFAADGLFQTFLTVLDEFGAYPAVIERELERFLPFLATTKILVAAVRRGVGREVAHEAIKEHAVAVALAMRERGVAGNDLFDRLAADSRLGLTRAEIDTLVADRGAFVGAAAAQVASVTARITKIVTQHPEAAAYSPPPIL
- a CDS encoding helix-turn-helix domain-containing protein, with product MSSTAEGGTSFADRLNLLFETIRPAGREAPHSNKDAAGAIRAAGGSISDVYIWQLRTGRRTNPTKEHIEALAQFFGVSPAYFFDDEQARHTIADLRTLDALRKLQVQHVSLRTVLQHKGLSPASQQVIQQMVDRCLELEGLAGRETGSTEVGRS